GCAAGCTGTTCGAGTTCAAGCCGCTCGAGAACCCGATGCAGCACGAGTTGGTGGCCGAGCCGTTCGACCACGAGGACGGCTGGGTGTACCCGCCGTCGGGCCCTGGTCTGGGGATCGAAATCGACGAGAGGGTCGTGGACCGCTACCGCACCCAACGGGTGCTCGGCTGAGCACGAAGGAGAGAACATGACGTGGAGCGTGGCTTCCGGGCTCGAAGGGCAGGGCGTGATAGTCACCGGGGCCGCCGGAGGGATCGGGCGGGCCGCGGCCGAGGCCCTTGCGACCGCCGGGGCGCGGGTGATGGCGGTCGACCTCCACCAGGCAGCCGCTGACGAGGTGGTGGCCGGGATGGAAGGCGATGGGCACCTAGCGGTGGGTCTCGACCTGAGGGATCTGGATGCTCATGGCGCTCTGATCGCCCGGGCGTATGACGAGTTCGGCAGCCTCAAGGCGCTGGCCCACCTGGCGGCGGTGCTGTCCCGCCAGGACTCGGTGGACGACGTGACCGAGGCCGATTGGGACTTCCAGCTGGACACCAACCTCAAGGCCAGCTTCTTCCTGTGCCGTGCGGCGGCCGACGCGATGATCGAGGCCGGCAACGGCGGAAGCATCACCCTGTTCTCCTCCCAGGGTTGGTGGACAGGCGGCTTCGGGGGCTCGGTCGTCTACTGCGCCTCCAAGGGTGGCATCGTCTCGATGGCGAGAGGCCTGGCCCGCACCTACGGTCCTCACCAGATCCGGGTCAACGCCATCGCCCCCGGCCTGGTCGACACCCCCATGCTCATGGACGACCTGGCGCCAGAGGTGTTCGAAGCCCTCAAGGAGGCAACCCCGCTCAAGCGGGTCGCCGATCCGTCGGAACTGGGAGGGGTGGTGGTGTTCCTGGCCAGCGACCACGCCTCCTACGTCAGCGGCGCGACCCTGAACGTCAGTGGCGGCTTCCTGATGTACTGACGGGGACCCAAGACTCGACAGATCTTGCCGTCACGTAAAGCCCTATAGGCTATGCCAAGTGTTGCACCGAGCTGTATCGAGAGGTAGGTGGAACGTTGAAGAGAAGGTTGGCATCGGTCATCTTGGTGCTGTCCGTCGTGCTGGCTGCGTGCGGTGGCGGCGCCGAGGAAGCGTCTGATGACGAGGTTTCCGAAACGCCCGTATCCGTGCAGACGGTTCCTGACACAACTCAAGCGGAGCCCGAGACCACCGGGACTGCCGAGACTGCCGAGACGACCGAGACCGGCGACACCACCGATCCCGCATCGGGGGAAACCGTCTCGGGCGACTTGGACATTGTGGAACACCTTCGCGAAAAGACCATGCGGCTGTGGGAGGTCTACAACACGCACGACGCGGACGCTCTGGAGGTCTTCTACGAGGAGAACTACTGGAAGGAGCAGGAGGAGGAAATCCGGTCCAACATGGAGTCCTTCAGGAACTTCGGCATGGCCATCAATGCCCAGGAGATGACTCCGCCCACCGAAATCGCCCCAGGCAAGTGGGAGACCGAACACTCCGGGCGCTTCTCCGGAGGTTCAGTGCACATGGTGTTCATCTACGAACAATTCGACGGGGAGTGGCTGCTCACTTACGCGGAAGACCATTAGGGGAGCGCGGACAGGGGACACCAGGCGCGGCAGATCCGGATAGGCGGGTGACCGCCCCGCGCGCCTATGCCAACTCGTAGTCGAGGACGTAGGAGTGCTGTCCCTCGTTGTGGATCTCGAGCGTCCCGGAGATTCCGGCCAGGTCGCCAGTACCCGAGTCGGGCACGATCGTCACCTTGAGTCGGCCGTCGCCCCTGGTCATCACCCCGCTGTGCTGGAGCACGAACGAACCCGACCTCCCGCCCACCGAGCCGGTGAAGTGCTCGATGGCCACGTAGCCCGCCGAACCGGGAGTAGCGGTAAAGGCCGCGATCATCTGCGCCTCCGAGGCGCCGACCATGTCGCCCGAGAACACCTTGCGTACCACGTTACGGTTGAGCTTCAGCCCGTCCTGATCCAGGTACGGGGGCTCGCCCTCGATGTTCACGTCCATGGGTCCGCGGGCGGTGGGCATGACAACCTCTCTATGTCGTACTCGATAGGTGCTCGACGACCGGTGCCCCGTATTCGGGACGATCGTGCCACCGGCTCGCCTCCGGCGACCGACTCTAACTCCAGGGGCTGCTGTGCTGACCCGAGTGGGACGAACCGCTGACGGTGGAGAGGGCCGAACAACTGGCGTGGTGGTGTCCGAGAGGCGCGGTCGCCGGGTCTATCACCGGACGTGGCCCGGCGGCTCGTCACCTCAGCCGGATCCTGCAATCCTGACTCGAGGCCCTGCCGGTCGGCTGTTTCACGCCGTGGCAACTACCCCAGATGGTGCGGGAGCACCGTTACCATGCGCGACCGATGAAGCGACGCCCCCCTCGATACTCCGCGGCCCGGCTCGTCAGCCGGGGCGCCCGCAAGAGGGCATGGCCGCGGGCGTGGCGGGAGGTACCGCTGCGGGACAGCTACGACGTGGTCGTCATCGGCGGCGGCGTCCACGGATTGGCCACGGCCTACTACCTGGCCGCTAACCACGGCATTACCAATGTGGCCGTGCTCGAGAAGTCGTATCTGGGAAGCGGGGGCTCCGGTCGCAACACGGCCATCCTGCGGTCCAACTACCTCACGCCCGAGGGAGTCGTCTTCTACGACCGCTCGCTGGAGCTGTACAGGACTATGGCCATCGACCTGAACATGAACGTGATGTTCTCGAGGCGCGGTCACATAACGCTGGCGCACAGCGACGCCTCGCTCCGGACCATGCACTGGAGGGCGGAGGTCAACAAGCTCCAGGGGGTCGACTCGAGCGTCATCGGGCCTGCCGAGATCAAGAAGCTGGCGCCGGCGCTCGACACGTCGAGCCATCCCCGCTACCCGATCCTGGGCGCTCTCTACCACCCGCCAGGCGGCATCATCCGCCATGACGCCGTGGTGTGGGGCTATGCGCGCGGGGCCGACGCCCTGGGCGTGGAGATGCACCAGAAGACGGAGGTCTTGGACATCATGGTCACCGGTGGCGACGGCCCCGGCGGCAAGGGTCCCGGCGGTCGGGTCACCGGCGTCCGCACCAACCGCGGCGACATCTCCGCCCCGGTGGTCGTGAACTGTACGGCGGGATGGGCCACCCTGACCTCGGACATGGCCGGCGTCGGGCTTCCCATCAGCACGCGCCCCCTGCAGGCCGCGGTCACCGAGCCGGTGAAGGTGTTCCTGCCCGTGGTGGTGGTATCCGGGACCCTGCATGTCTACGTCAGCCAGACCGCCCGGGGCGAGCTGGTGTTCGGTGCCTCGGTAGACCCCTACAACACCTACGACATCCGGGGTTCCCTCGACTTCGCCGAGGGGACGGCGGGTCACCTGCTCGAGCTCATGCCGGGTATCTCCCGCATGCGCCTGCTGCGGCAGTGGGCCGGCCTGTGCGACATGACCCCCGACTACTCCCCGGTGATGGGCTTCACCCCGGTGGAGGGCTTCCTCTGCGATGTCGGGTGGGGCACCTACGGTTTCAAGGCCGGACCCGTGTCGGGCGAGCAGATGGCCGAGGCGATTGCCACGCACAAGACCCCCGAACTGATCGCACCCTTCTCCCTGTCCCGCTTCGAGGGCGATGCCCTCGTCGGCGAAAAGGGCGCCGCGGCGGTCGGCCACTAGTCGTGGTAGCCGGCCAATGCTGATCGTCCCCTGCCCGAACTGCGGTCCGCGGAACGCCGCCGACCTGAGATACGTGGGCG
This DNA window, taken from bacterium, encodes the following:
- a CDS encoding DUF3224 domain-containing protein gives rise to the protein MPTARGPMDVNIEGEPPYLDQDGLKLNRNVVRKVFSGDMVGASEAQMIAAFTATPGSAGYVAIEHFTGSVGGRSGSFVLQHSGVMTRGDGRLKVTIVPDSGTGDLAGISGTLEIHNEGQHSYVLDYELA
- a CDS encoding SDR family oxidoreductase, producing the protein MTWSVASGLEGQGVIVTGAAGGIGRAAAEALATAGARVMAVDLHQAAADEVVAGMEGDGHLAVGLDLRDLDAHGALIARAYDEFGSLKALAHLAAVLSRQDSVDDVTEADWDFQLDTNLKASFFLCRAAADAMIEAGNGGSITLFSSQGWWTGGFGGSVVYCASKGGIVSMARGLARTYGPHQIRVNAIAPGLVDTPMLMDDLAPEVFEALKEATPLKRVADPSELGGVVVFLASDHASYVSGATLNVSGGFLMY
- a CDS encoding FAD-dependent oxidoreductase yields the protein MKRRPPRYSAARLVSRGARKRAWPRAWREVPLRDSYDVVVIGGGVHGLATAYYLAANHGITNVAVLEKSYLGSGGSGRNTAILRSNYLTPEGVVFYDRSLELYRTMAIDLNMNVMFSRRGHITLAHSDASLRTMHWRAEVNKLQGVDSSVIGPAEIKKLAPALDTSSHPRYPILGALYHPPGGIIRHDAVVWGYARGADALGVEMHQKTEVLDIMVTGGDGPGGKGPGGRVTGVRTNRGDISAPVVVNCTAGWATLTSDMAGVGLPISTRPLQAAVTEPVKVFLPVVVVSGTLHVYVSQTARGELVFGASVDPYNTYDIRGSLDFAEGTAGHLLELMPGISRMRLLRQWAGLCDMTPDYSPVMGFTPVEGFLCDVGWGTYGFKAGPVSGEQMAEAIATHKTPELIAPFSLSRFEGDALVGEKGAAAVGH